From one Ignavibacteria bacterium genomic stretch:
- a CDS encoding M28 family peptidase, whose product MQRLFRLISGFLFTAFLIPGLVWSQTASTPQAQRLLESVKYLASEECQGRSPGTPGIERAADYIATQFTTMGLVPAGKATSFNNSFTMVTRAELGKNNSVVFSVKRERPGVPIEKVPALSIQWQLGQDYQPYSFTRSTSVTGKVVFVGYGISTPGQGYDDYKGVDVKGAVVIALRGLPAWAEKNHGFYTLASIRSKVTTARDKGAAAIILVNSRGDSADVLSKFGTDSFGKESGIVALQVRRTQCAGIFPHSVPTLFNSEQTIDKKRKPQSYLLPNTTVTITTDVEFKESTTRNIVGMVRGTDPSLSGEYIVIGAHYDHLGFGDEGSLAASKEPAIHHGADDNASGTAGMLELARRFSESPAKRSVVFMAFSGEEKGLLGSKHWVQSPTLPLKSLVTMINMDMIGHLTNNKLNIHGTGTSTTWPELIERTNKDFNFTISTTTDGFGPSDHSSFTPLKVPVLFFFTGLHSDYHRPTDTWEKLNYDGEARILDFIETVVRSVADTTERPLFTEGAEKPSANHTSTGFKVVFGVIPDYSDNPAGLLISGVRDGAPAAKAGLQANDIITQFGSTAVKNIYDLTAAMGDKNPGDVVKVTVIRNGTSMEFSVTLAAPAR is encoded by the coding sequence ATGCAACGGTTGTTTCGGCTGATTTCCGGCTTTTTATTTACTGCCTTCCTGATTCCCGGACTGGTTTGGTCGCAAACTGCTTCCACACCCCAGGCGCAAAGGCTGCTTGAATCAGTTAAATATCTGGCATCAGAGGAATGCCAGGGCCGGTCGCCGGGAACGCCTGGAATTGAACGCGCTGCGGATTACATAGCCACACAGTTTACCACAATGGGTTTGGTACCTGCAGGCAAGGCCACGTCATTCAACAATTCGTTTACCATGGTTACCAGGGCAGAACTTGGAAAGAATAACTCCGTAGTATTTTCAGTTAAGCGCGAACGTCCCGGCGTGCCAATTGAAAAGGTTCCCGCACTCAGCATACAGTGGCAGCTTGGACAGGATTACCAGCCGTACAGCTTTACCAGAAGTACGTCAGTCACCGGCAAGGTTGTGTTTGTGGGGTATGGCATATCCACACCCGGACAGGGTTACGATGATTATAAAGGTGTTGATGTCAAGGGTGCAGTCGTTATTGCCCTTAGGGGGCTTCCGGCATGGGCAGAAAAAAACCATGGGTTTTACACACTGGCATCAATCCGGTCAAAAGTTACTACAGCCCGTGACAAAGGCGCAGCTGCCATTATTCTGGTTAATAGTCGGGGCGATTCCGCCGATGTCTTGTCAAAGTTTGGTACCGACTCGTTTGGCAAGGAGTCGGGAATTGTTGCACTGCAGGTTCGCAGAACACAGTGTGCAGGGATTTTCCCGCATAGCGTACCAACCTTGTTTAACTCCGAGCAAACAATTGATAAAAAGCGGAAGCCTCAGTCCTACTTGCTCCCCAATACTACCGTGACGATTACAACCGATGTTGAATTCAAGGAAAGTACCACACGGAATATTGTTGGTATGGTTCGGGGGACAGACCCCTCACTTTCAGGTGAGTACATCGTGATTGGAGCACATTACGACCATCTGGGATTTGGCGACGAGGGCTCTCTGGCGGCTAGCAAGGAGCCGGCAATTCATCACGGCGCCGACGACAATGCAAGCGGAACTGCCGGAATGCTCGAGCTTGCCAGGCGCTTTTCAGAGTCACCTGCTAAGCGAAGCGTGGTGTTCATGGCATTCTCAGGAGAGGAAAAAGGTCTGCTTGGATCTAAACATTGGGTTCAAAGCCCTACACTGCCACTGAAGAGCCTGGTTACAATGATCAACATGGATATGATTGGGCATCTTACGAACAACAAGCTGAACATCCATGGTACGGGTACCAGCACAACGTGGCCAGAACTAATTGAACGTACCAACAAGGATTTCAACTTTACAATTAGCACTACCACCGATGGATTTGGCCCAAGTGACCACAGTTCGTTCACACCGCTGAAAGTTCCTGTTTTATTCTTCTTTACCGGCCTGCATTCTGATTATCACCGACCCACCGACACATGGGAGAAACTCAACTACGATGGCGAGGCACGCATACTGGACTTTATCGAGACTGTTGTGCGGTCTGTTGCCGACACTACCGAACGGCCCCTTTTTACCGAGGGTGCCGAAAAGCCATCAGCAAACCATACCTCCACCGGCTTTAAAGTCGTGTTTGGAGTAATCCCCGACTACTCGGATAACCCGGCGGGACTGCTTATCTCGGGCGTCCGCGATGGCGCACCGGCTGCAAAAGCCGGTTTACAGGCAAACGACATTATCACGCAATTTGGGTCAACAGCCGTTAAAAATATTTAT
- a CDS encoding polysaccharide biosynthesis C-terminal domain-containing protein has product MSSKLRSLASDTLVYGVSTVAGRFLTFLLTPLYTNYLTASEIGDVTAIYAAIAFIAVVYSLGLEPAYMRFFEQDNEQRSQSAFRAAFLGVALVGTLITIVTIVTAESVSASPFLQLGKGGSRLVQIAAFIPLLDALVLIPYARLRMMRQPGQFALMRLLGIVINVALNAYFLIWLDMHIEGVLWASVITNVLVFLVFVPLVSLKAAEPVWGIIKGMLRFGLPTVPASFSSIVVMVADRTVMLMLTSSATLGLYQTNFRLALPVMMFVTVFEYAFKPFYLQHRADDDVRLLLSRILTLFTAVCGLIFLVTALFMPYAVQLPFVGGKFINPLYWKGLVIIPVVMLAYYFNGVYINLAAGLHITMRTWWLPISTGVAAIVNVVAMLVLVPQMDIMGAAWAKVIAYAASVIVLSVYARRVYPVQYDYKKLVITLLTTGVVYGLAVIPELASITGIIARVAAVPVFILVLAAVGVIRKSLITSALALLPGRRNHGTKQHVR; this is encoded by the coding sequence ATGAGCAGCAAGTTACGGTCATTAGCCTCTGACACACTTGTTTACGGTGTTTCTACCGTTGCAGGGCGTTTTCTGACGTTCCTGCTAACTCCCCTGTACACCAACTACCTTACAGCTTCGGAAATTGGCGACGTAACGGCAATCTATGCTGCCATAGCCTTTATTGCGGTTGTGTACTCGCTGGGACTGGAGCCTGCCTACATGCGCTTTTTTGAGCAGGATAATGAGCAGCGGTCGCAGAGTGCTTTTCGTGCAGCATTCCTTGGTGTGGCACTTGTTGGCACGCTCATTACCATAGTAACAATAGTTACAGCAGAGTCAGTTTCCGCATCACCGTTTCTGCAGTTAGGCAAGGGTGGTAGCCGGCTGGTGCAGATAGCCGCATTCATTCCGCTTCTTGATGCACTTGTTTTAATACCGTATGCCCGGTTACGAATGATGCGCCAGCCCGGGCAGTTTGCCCTGATGCGTCTGCTTGGCATCGTAATCAATGTTGCGCTCAATGCATACTTTCTGATTTGGTTGGATATGCATATCGAGGGTGTTCTGTGGGCAAGCGTTATCACAAATGTTCTGGTATTCCTGGTGTTTGTTCCGTTGGTTTCTCTGAAAGCCGCTGAGCCGGTTTGGGGCATAATCAAAGGAATGCTGCGTTTTGGATTGCCCACAGTACCTGCCAGCTTCTCGTCGATTGTTGTTATGGTAGCAGACCGTACGGTAATGCTGATGCTTACCTCGAGTGCAACCTTGGGTTTGTATCAAACCAACTTCCGGCTGGCGTTACCGGTAATGATGTTTGTTACCGTATTTGAATACGCCTTTAAGCCATTCTATCTACAGCACCGCGCTGATGATGATGTTCGACTTCTGTTGTCGAGAATATTAACACTATTTACCGCCGTCTGCGGCTTGATATTCCTGGTAACAGCTCTGTTTATGCCGTACGCGGTACAGCTCCCATTTGTTGGCGGGAAGTTTATTAACCCGTTGTATTGGAAGGGCTTGGTTATTATTCCGGTTGTGATGCTGGCATACTACTTTAATGGCGTGTACATCAATTTGGCGGCAGGCCTACATATCACGATGCGGACATGGTGGCTCCCAATTTCAACGGGTGTGGCTGCAATTGTAAACGTGGTTGCAATGCTTGTCCTGGTCCCTCAAATGGACATCATGGGGGCTGCCTGGGCCAAGGTCATTGCCTATGCAGCCTCAGTCATCGTTCTATCGGTGTATGCGCGTCGTGTGTATCCCGTACAGTACGATTATAAGAAGCTGGTCATTACGCTTCTGACAACCGGTGTTGTGTACGGGCTTGCGGTGATACCCGAGTTAGCTTCGATAACCGGCATTATTGCTCGCGTAGCAGCAGTGCCCGTGTTTATACTGGTACTGGCTGCCGTTGGAGTTATCCGCAAATCGCTCATTACCTCTGCGCTAGCATTGCTGCCGGGACGACGAAACCACGGTACGAAACAGCATGTGCGATAG
- a CDS encoding AbgT family transporter, with protein MKKIFLRFLDVVERLGNRLPDPTTLFLIAAAVVVLASWILSAANTTVVHPGTKETISVVNLLSADGLRRMVTDAVKNFTDFPPLGLVLVTMIGISVAERSGLITAALRVTVLSVPRWLVTSAVVFAGVNSSLAADAGYIVLIPLGAAIFHAVGRHPLAGLSAAFAGVAGGFSANLSITSLDPLLAGITDTGARLIDPSFAMNVAGNWYFMIVSTFLLTAIGSVVCEKIVEPRLGEWKSTVLTGPDEMQRHISHTEKRALLLSLLSFIIGIGVVALVSVPDGALLRDAAGTLKPLEKSIVPILMLLFLVSGIVYAVATKTARSDKDIATMASDGLGTLGSYIVLSFVMAQFISYFAWSNMGVVVAVRGAEFLQGLHLDGPILMAAFVIVAAVINLLIASASAKWAVMAPVFVPMFMLLGIHPAATQLAFRIGDSSTNMIAPLLSYIPLILVAMQRYTKSASLGTMLSLMIPYSISFIIVWTLFMLAWIYLGIPLGPDTQVAIPIP; from the coding sequence ATGAAAAAAATTTTCCTCCGTTTCCTTGATGTCGTCGAGCGGTTAGGCAACCGTCTTCCGGACCCCACAACACTCTTCCTTATCGCAGCGGCGGTTGTCGTGCTTGCTTCCTGGATCCTGTCGGCGGCAAACACCACAGTTGTACACCCGGGCACAAAGGAAACCATTAGTGTTGTAAACCTTCTGTCTGCCGATGGATTGCGACGCATGGTCACCGACGCGGTCAAAAACTTTACTGATTTCCCTCCGCTGGGACTTGTACTCGTTACAATGATAGGAATTTCTGTTGCAGAACGGAGTGGTTTAATCACGGCAGCGCTTCGTGTTACCGTGCTTTCGGTGCCCCGGTGGCTTGTTACGTCGGCTGTTGTTTTTGCAGGTGTTAATTCATCGTTGGCTGCCGATGCCGGTTATATTGTGCTGATACCACTTGGTGCAGCGATTTTTCATGCGGTGGGGCGGCATCCTCTTGCAGGATTATCGGCGGCGTTTGCGGGAGTGGCCGGAGGCTTTAGCGCGAATCTTTCAATAACGTCACTCGATCCGTTGCTGGCTGGGATCACCGATACCGGTGCCCGATTAATTGATCCTTCGTTCGCGATGAATGTTGCCGGTAATTGGTATTTCATGATTGTTTCTACCTTTCTCCTTACCGCCATCGGTTCAGTGGTGTGCGAGAAAATTGTAGAGCCAAGACTTGGTGAATGGAAAAGCACGGTACTCACCGGACCCGACGAAATGCAGCGGCACATCAGCCACACCGAGAAGAGAGCACTGCTGTTGTCACTTCTGTCATTCATCATCGGAATTGGTGTGGTTGCACTTGTGAGTGTGCCCGATGGTGCTCTCCTTCGCGATGCTGCAGGTACGCTTAAGCCCCTTGAAAAAAGTATTGTACCAATACTGATGCTGCTGTTCCTGGTAAGTGGTATTGTTTATGCAGTTGCAACGAAGACGGCACGGTCCGATAAGGATATTGCTACCATGGCATCCGATGGGTTAGGTACTCTGGGAAGTTATATCGTGCTCAGCTTTGTAATGGCGCAGTTCATCAGCTACTTCGCATGGTCTAATATGGGCGTGGTTGTAGCAGTGCGTGGTGCCGAGTTCCTGCAGGGGCTGCACCTTGACGGTCCTATACTGATGGCAGCATTTGTGATCGTTGCGGCTGTCATTAACCTGCTTATCGCCAGTGCATCGGCAAAATGGGCTGTCATGGCCCCCGTTTTTGTACCGATGTTTATGTTACTTGGTATTCATCCCGCAGCTACACAGTTGGCATTCAGAATCGGTGATTCGTCAACCAACATGATTGCCCCACTGCTGAGTTATATCCCGCTGATTCTGGTTGCTATGCAGCGTTATACAAAGTCAGCATCGCTGGGCACAATGCTAAGCCTGATGATACCGTATTCAATTTCGTTTATTATCGTGTGGACGTTGTTCATGCTGGCCTGGATTTATCTTGGGATTCCCCTTGGTCCCGATACACAGGTAGCTATTCCGATCCCGTAA
- a CDS encoding YggS family pyridoxal phosphate-dependent enzyme, which produces MNIQTNIKILMQRLHIACEQNNRDIGEMRILLATKDQTPEQISEAVGAGLHLCGENKVQELKEKAAQLKNVDVVWHFIGHLQTNKVMDCVQIVNCVQSVDRASLVDELEKACVQLNRHLDVMVEVNTSGEVSKHGCSPAEVDALLTRIASAKRLHVRGFMTVGALSTSEKTVRKGFAQLRQIRDSAIERKLIPETALELSMGMSADLEWAVAEGSTLIRVGSAIFGGR; this is translated from the coding sequence ATGAATATTCAAACAAACATTAAAATTCTGATGCAACGGCTTCACATTGCCTGTGAGCAGAATAACCGGGATATTGGAGAAATGCGAATCCTGCTTGCTACAAAGGATCAAACCCCGGAACAAATTAGTGAGGCTGTTGGAGCCGGATTACACCTGTGCGGTGAGAACAAGGTTCAGGAACTTAAAGAAAAAGCTGCTCAGCTGAAAAATGTTGATGTTGTGTGGCACTTTATTGGTCATCTGCAGACCAATAAGGTGATGGACTGTGTTCAGATTGTGAATTGTGTTCAGAGTGTGGACAGGGCTTCGCTGGTGGACGAACTGGAAAAGGCCTGTGTTCAGCTGAACCGGCATCTGGATGTTATGGTTGAAGTGAACACCAGTGGCGAAGTAAGTAAGCACGGCTGTTCGCCTGCTGAGGTTGATGCATTGCTTACGCGTATTGCATCAGCAAAAAGGCTCCATGTTCGGGGGTTTATGACGGTAGGAGCACTATCTACCAGTGAGAAGACTGTACGCAAAGGATTTGCCCAGTTACGACAGATTCGCGACTCTGCCATTGAACGAAAGCTGATACCTGAAACGGCACTTGAACTTAGCATGGGGATGTCGGCTGACCTGGAGTGGGCAGTTGCCGAAGGCTCTACCCTGATACGGGTAGGATCGGCAATCTTCGGAGGAAGGTAG
- a CDS encoding cation:proton antiporter yields MPHVDFIDELVILCITAVGVILLFRKINLPPIIGLIASGVLLGPMGLGMMGQDTLINGLAELGITLLLFTIGLEFSLDDLIERRKLVIVGGTLQVVVCTAIIAGGAFGLSVLTGYGLTLESVIVIGMAFSLSSTAFCMKLLNDKGELFTQHGKAVVGLLVFQDIIIVPMMIVVSLLAPGSNVTFFAVLLRIGILVGIVAGLALLMRVLMPKLVKYVVRTDSAEVLVLGALGLCFGAAFITQSLGMSLALGAFLAGATIAETEESKYIERVMAPFRDAFTSVFFMSVGMLLHINWNWLHVNLLAALGVIVANAVVVALLLRALGTPKRTAIISGVILAEIGEFSFLVATTGRIQGILSDEVYQNVLVCIITTLVVTPVLVNKAPKIADYFSRPAAPLSQT; encoded by the coding sequence GTGCCTCATGTTGACTTTATTGATGAACTGGTAATTCTGTGTATTACCGCTGTTGGTGTGATCCTGCTGTTCCGGAAGATCAACCTTCCGCCCATTATCGGATTGATTGCGTCAGGTGTTCTGCTTGGCCCCATGGGCCTGGGTATGATGGGTCAGGACACCCTTATTAATGGCCTGGCCGAGCTTGGAATTACTCTTCTGCTGTTTACAATTGGCCTGGAATTTTCACTTGATGATTTAATTGAACGGCGTAAGCTGGTTATCGTTGGCGGCACTCTGCAGGTTGTGGTGTGTACGGCGATTATTGCGGGCGGCGCTTTTGGGTTATCGGTACTGACAGGTTACGGACTGACTCTTGAATCTGTAATCGTTATAGGCATGGCATTTTCACTCAGCAGTACAGCGTTCTGCATGAAACTACTGAACGATAAGGGAGAACTGTTTACACAGCACGGCAAGGCAGTTGTTGGTCTTCTTGTTTTTCAGGATATCATCATTGTACCAATGATGATTGTGGTAAGCCTTCTGGCACCCGGCAGCAACGTCACCTTCTTTGCAGTCCTCCTTCGCATTGGAATTCTGGTAGGCATCGTAGCGGGTTTGGCACTCCTGATGCGTGTGTTAATGCCCAAACTGGTAAAATATGTGGTGCGCACAGATTCTGCCGAAGTGCTGGTGTTGGGAGCACTGGGTTTGTGCTTCGGTGCTGCCTTTATCACCCAGTCACTTGGGATGTCACTGGCACTTGGCGCCTTCCTTGCCGGCGCCACAATTGCCGAAACCGAAGAGTCGAAATACATCGAGCGCGTTATGGCACCTTTCCGGGATGCCTTTACAAGTGTCTTCTTCATGTCGGTAGGGATGCTGCTGCACATTAACTGGAACTGGCTGCATGTTAACTTACTGGCTGCTCTGGGTGTTATTGTTGCTAACGCAGTGGTGGTTGCCCTGCTGCTTAGAGCACTCGGAACGCCAAAGCGTACGGCTATTATTTCAGGCGTGATTCTTGCCGAGATTGGCGAATTCTCCTTCCTTGTGGCCACCACTGGCAGAATACAAGGTATCCTATCGGATGAGGTGTACCAGAATGTTCTGGTGTGTATTATAACCACACTGGTTGTAACGCCGGTCTTGGTGAATAAAGCGCCCAAGATTGCCGATTATTTCTCCAGGCCGGCAGCGCCGTTGTCGCAGACATAG
- a CDS encoding NAD(P)-binding domain-containing protein, with the protein MDISTMHIGIVGASGTMGSALLTRMLNAGFQVHAFDANPGTVHDPKYHGTTLHVHESLQAAVKASDIILLAVPYPAERHIAGVLADYADKKIVVSITNPLSDTLDDVVTTHDESAAEGLASLLPQSITVKAFNTLSAAAFDVQQNGKPLFDTFIATDHPEAARIVERIINSIGFRAWYVGGLSMSRTLERMSAMLIGISKRYELQGALGWRIVQETPDRGRG; encoded by the coding sequence ATGGACATTAGTACGATGCACATTGGCATTGTGGGGGCATCCGGCACCATGGGTTCTGCTCTTCTTACACGAATGCTGAACGCAGGATTCCAGGTACACGCTTTCGATGCAAATCCGGGTACTGTACACGACCCCAAATATCACGGTACCACTCTGCACGTTCATGAGTCGTTGCAGGCGGCCGTTAAAGCATCGGACATTATCCTGCTGGCAGTCCCATACCCTGCAGAACGACATATTGCGGGGGTCCTTGCCGATTACGCCGACAAGAAAATTGTTGTGAGTATTACAAATCCGTTGTCCGATACACTTGATGATGTGGTAACCACACATGATGAAAGTGCTGCCGAGGGTTTAGCCAGCCTCCTGCCACAGAGTATAACCGTAAAGGCATTTAATACACTATCAGCAGCAGCATTTGATGTTCAGCAAAACGGCAAACCGCTCTTTGATACGTTTATTGCCACTGATCATCCCGAAGCCGCACGCATTGTTGAGCGTATCATTAACAGCATTGGTTTCCGTGCCTGGTACGTTGGTGGTTTAAGTATGAGCAGGACACTTGAGCGAATGAGTGCAATGCTGATTGGTATTTCTAAGCGCTATGAATTGCAAGGGGCTTTGGGGTGGCGGATCGTTCAGGAAACACCAGATCGCGGCAGGGGATGA
- a CDS encoding carboxypeptidase-like regulatory domain-containing protein yields the protein MMSTVRNAVVLLVAVIVLPVIVHAQSVQRGSVVSAETGEPIGGALVRAAGTTRGTYTNSRGTFKLPLQAEMKMLEVRSIGYAATTLPANTSADIVIRLQPSDVRKKTVEVVGNIQADEIIKRAIAHAVTNDERLRTMESTTYSKLYVNMDAPILGSSATAAESIMETFSKVYYRRNPTRTKRVHIVQRRQTRNIPSANNLAVFDEFFNLTRPEVNLLNTRLVSPLSSNALNTYTYRIAGKRMLGDKLVYDLEFEPQSHLFPGFAGTLSIVDGTYQAISADFAITESTAIPFVTGLKIKQQYEPISDSIWVPMYQQMSGDVHVQLLAGIASVSLGASAETYVTEVQVNHTIADSLLQPAATSAAEPEMKSGSVQVRMVDAHKVVTVDKDADTSKSEYWETHSFSEMSDAEREVYRVADSVAAATPASSDTAVRVQVARSGLFSLALLPQITRTTITRWAFGLEAEIGVGPAAVTPLILWGSNSSRIANLGVSVQLLEGTSTNLKLTGHLFSDVQTVQPRRMILGGEEVFNLNHILFMEYHDYYRREGWDAGVGLQSGAFTSALSFEWSRHRADSVLTNVPHPIVAPDVGNYQVVRAAVSWNIKTGLTALLGSEPPLKATIQAVAGLEVTTDRRFATLGATVGYRLETIETGYQPMRLDIDVSATTTLTDWVPVQYRGSLLRRYPAFGSTTDLATVPTDRYGGTSAIVLHAEHNFSDVWWRAIGLPVFAGGRGTDLIVQFGAGIAKNTLPEVLSVWQATPTPYMEAGFALSRIPSFISDLVTLRFDALWPVGGLASAGSFGWSVGVSTPW from the coding sequence ATGATGAGTACTGTACGCAACGCTGTGGTACTCTTGGTTGCGGTAATTGTATTACCGGTTATCGTGCATGCACAGAGTGTTCAGCGTGGAAGCGTGGTCAGCGCAGAAACAGGTGAACCCATTGGTGGTGCATTGGTGCGCGCTGCAGGTACAACACGAGGCACATATACCAATTCCCGGGGAACATTTAAACTTCCGCTTCAGGCTGAGATGAAAATGCTGGAAGTGCGTAGTATCGGATATGCCGCAACAACTCTGCCGGCTAATACGAGTGCTGATATTGTTATCCGGCTTCAGCCCTCCGACGTACGAAAGAAAACCGTGGAAGTGGTTGGTAATATTCAGGCCGACGAGATTATTAAACGGGCTATCGCACATGCTGTTACGAATGACGAGCGGCTAAGAACTATGGAGAGCACAACATATTCCAAGCTTTATGTGAATATGGATGCTCCGATTCTGGGGAGCTCTGCCACGGCTGCGGAAAGCATTATGGAAACATTCTCGAAGGTGTACTACCGTCGGAACCCCACCCGCACGAAACGGGTACATATTGTTCAGCGCAGACAAACCCGAAATATCCCTTCGGCCAATAATCTTGCGGTGTTCGATGAGTTTTTTAATTTAACTCGGCCGGAAGTAAACTTGTTGAATACACGTCTGGTATCGCCCCTTTCATCCAACGCACTCAACACATATACGTACCGCATCGCAGGTAAGCGAATGCTTGGAGATAAACTTGTATATGATTTGGAGTTTGAACCGCAATCGCACTTGTTTCCGGGTTTTGCCGGTACCCTGAGTATCGTGGACGGTACCTACCAGGCAATATCGGCTGACTTTGCCATAACGGAAAGTACCGCCATACCGTTTGTGACCGGTCTGAAGATAAAGCAGCAGTACGAACCGATCAGCGATAGTATCTGGGTGCCCATGTATCAGCAAATGAGCGGTGATGTTCACGTACAGCTATTGGCCGGGATTGCCTCCGTAAGCCTTGGCGCATCAGCAGAAACATACGTGACCGAGGTGCAGGTAAACCACACAATTGCAGACAGTTTGCTGCAACCGGCTGCAACGTCTGCCGCTGAACCTGAAATGAAGAGCGGCTCGGTGCAGGTCCGAATGGTGGATGCTCATAAAGTGGTAACGGTTGATAAGGATGCCGACACATCAAAGTCAGAATACTGGGAAACGCACTCATTCTCCGAAATGAGCGATGCCGAAAGAGAAGTGTATCGTGTAGCAGATAGTGTGGCGGCCGCAACCCCTGCATCGTCCGACACAGCCGTCCGTGTGCAGGTGGCACGGTCGGGGCTGTTTTCACTGGCATTGCTCCCACAGATTACACGTACCACCATTACGCGATGGGCGTTTGGACTGGAGGCAGAGATCGGTGTGGGACCGGCCGCCGTTACTCCGCTGATTCTGTGGGGCAGTAACAGTTCCCGGATTGCAAACCTTGGTGTTAGCGTACAGCTGCTTGAGGGAACATCTACAAATCTTAAACTAACAGGACATCTGTTTTCGGATGTACAGACTGTCCAGCCACGGCGTATGATATTAGGTGGTGAGGAGGTATTTAACCTGAACCATATCCTGTTTATGGAGTATCACGATTACTACCGGCGTGAAGGATGGGACGCAGGTGTGGGGCTTCAGTCTGGTGCATTTACGTCGGCTCTGTCATTTGAATGGTCACGGCACCGGGCCGATAGTGTTCTGACCAATGTACCCCATCCCATTGTAGCACCTGATGTTGGTAATTATCAGGTTGTTCGTGCTGCCGTGTCGTGGAATATCAAAACCGGGCTGACGGCACTTCTTGGCTCGGAGCCACCCCTAAAGGCTACGATACAGGCCGTTGCGGGTCTGGAGGTTACGACTGACAGGCGGTTTGCCACGCTGGGAGCAACAGTGGGATACCGGCTTGAAACCATAGAAACCGGCTACCAGCCAATGCGTTTGGATATCGACGTCTCGGCAACAACTACACTGACGGACTGGGTACCGGTACAGTACCGGGGAAGCCTTCTTCGGCGCTACCCTGCCTTTGGATCAACAACAGACCTGGCTACTGTTCCCACAGATCGGTATGGCGGCACGTCTGCAATTGTTCTTCATGCCGAACATAACTTTTCTGACGTATGGTGGAGAGCCATAGGCTTGCCGGTATTTGCAGGTGGGAGAGGCACAGACCTAATTGTGCAGTTCGGAGCCGGCATCGCAAAAAACACCCTGCCTGAAGTACTGTCGGTATGGCAGGCAACACCCACCCCCTACATGGAAGCCGGCTTCGCGCTGTCCAGAATCCCGTCCTTCATCAGTGATCTTGTTACGCTTCGTTTTGATGCACTGTGGCCGGTAGGGGGCTTGGCATCTGCCGGGTCGTTCGGGTGGTCAGTAGGCGTGAGTACGCCCTGGTGA